A region from the Polypterus senegalus isolate Bchr_013 unplaced genomic scaffold, ASM1683550v1 scaffold_1518, whole genome shotgun sequence genome encodes:
- the LOC120520372 gene encoding rab15 effector protein-like, which translates to MGLNQVTLLQPDDKLDTVFEVFAQAVLHASDKLKDYLGFSDPEQKLHISTKTMSTVLLMNFIKFCKEKGVEECISTCIMSRQQELTMGVDWIWTLSGTTTNVRFQIAVQAIQLTGAHQPTEMDEDPYEKRLERSILDLDPRQTTRLEKLLDFCSSIGGNCLGLCIVYGVPGRPRDIRGVLTKHLGATTEKGASLTEATVLHYLENTESFISTKEMIEKHLYRQRGAVDNQPIYIQFL; encoded by the coding sequence ATGGGCCTCAATCAGGTGACCCTGCTACAGCCTGATGACAAGCTGGACACTGTCTTCGAGGTGTTTGCTCAAGCTGTACTTCACGCTTCCGATAAGCTGAAGGACTACCTGGGCTTCAGTGATCCTGAACAGAAGCTGCACATCAGCACCAAGACCATGAGTACAGTCTTATTGATGAACTTCATCAAGTTCTGTAAGGAGAAAGGCGTGGAGGAGTGCATTTCCACCTGCATTATGAGCCGGCAGCAGGAGCTGACCATGGGTGTGGACTGGATCTGGACGCTGAGTGGCACCACCACCAACGTGCGCTTTCAAATTGCAGTTCAGGCCATACAGCTCACTGGCGCTCACCAGCCAACGGAAATGGACGAGGACCCTTATGAGAAACGTCTGGAAAGGTCCATTTTGGATCTGGATCCGAGGCAGACCACTCGATTAGAGAAGCTGCTGGACTTTTGCTCCTCCATTGGTGGCAACTGTCTAGGGCTGTGCATAGTGTATGGGGTACCGGGGAGGCCCAGGGACATTCGAGGGGTGCTCACCAAACACCTGGGGGCCACCACTGAGAAGGGGGCCTCACTGACTGAGGCCACAGTCCTGCACTACCTGGAGAATACAGAATCTTTTATAAGCACCAAAGAGATGATCGAGAAGCACCTGTACCGGCAGAGGGGTGCTGTGGACAACCAACCCATCTACATCCAATTTCTTTGA